Below is a genomic region from Doryrhamphus excisus isolate RoL2022-K1 chromosome 16, RoL_Dexc_1.0, whole genome shotgun sequence.
caaacctgtatgatttatttatgaatatatttcttAAAAAACGGTCATCCAGTTTGTTGTATATCTTGAACTTGAAACTGGATTGTTCTGGTCTTCATCAGGTCATGCTTACttactaggtaggacagctctcgtcTGAAGGGTCGGTAGTACTACTCTGAAGTAGAGGCGTGCCCAGACATGAAGTTTCACTCCCAAAATGTTGGATGTCGTTTGAGTGGAATTGCCCACATTAGTAATCCATTCCGATGCAACAAATAAAAGGATAACTTTTGGTTGTGGGAGGCCTCCCGGACTCGGATTTTTGTAGCACAAAATCCATTTATGCCTTCCTGTTTTTTGGCAGGATCTGGTGCTTCCACCTACACGCTGGACAGCGGCATCGGCACCTTCCCTTTACCCGACTGCAGCAGCGGCGCGGCAGGGCGAGGCCTGTCCAAGACGAGAGCCGAGCATCACCCCTCGGCTTCCCCCGGGAGGGCCGGGCGACGGGCCCGCACTTTGGACAGGGAGCCCACGCCTCAGGAGGAGTTCTACACGCCGCACAAACAGCCGATTCCTACCGTGCAGCACGGATCCAAGATGGAGGGAAGAAGCCCGGCAGGCCTCGTCCGTGAAGGTACACAGGAATATTTCTttggatattattggaaaaactgacattaattatgatttattgtcctgtttatttttttgatttttttgaaacCACATTAAAGGACGACTTTACTGCTAAATATTCAACTTTTCATGTTTAATATCTCTCCCTGCAGACAAAGACGCTCATGCAGCCAACATGTTTTCTCCCCGTTCCAAGACTTGGACCTTCCCCAATTTGAAGACTCCAGCAGGACCAGCAGAGGTGTACCTGGccgtggaggaggagcaggaggaggtggTATCCTACAGCACGCCGTTCCGAGCGGTATGTCCGTTTTCATGTGCACTAATCCGTCACTCGTGTACTAAAAATACCTCCTGGAGTTACATATTTAAACCCACACTCgcatattatgtaatattggaACACAGGAGTACTCTCTCCCTGTGAAATAATTAATCAGcagtatattaatatttcatacatttctcACAAAATACTCCTTTCTTGTCTCCTCGTCAAGAGCTTGAAAGCTGGTGGTCCGTCCTCCAGCCGCATGGGAGACCCGGGCAGCTTGCCCGTCCCGGCCCAGTCGGGAATGAGCCGCAGGGGCAAGACTCGCACTCCCAGCGTTCCTGAAATGAGCCGGGAATCTGGGCTGGAACTGCTCAGAGAGCGGCCGGAGGAAGCGCTTTCCCCGAGCCGCCCACAGGTTCTGGAAACGCCCGAGTCTCTCAGCGACTCTCTGTACGACAGTCTGTCATCGTGCGGCAGCCAAGGATGACGCAAACACCCGGTCCGGTTCTAAATCCCGATCCAGGAACTTGGGAGTTATCTTGTATGACGCCGCCTTGTGGCCTGTTTCTCAGTAACAAGGATCAATGTGACTTCTCCTCAGGATTTCCCTACAAAGTGAAGCCAAAACCACCAATGAAGGTCGCTGACCTCTGTGCAAATTGGATTCATGTGTACAGGACCGCCAACGCATGGCCAAGCTAGCAAATAGCACAAGTGGCATCCTGCTAGATAGTGAGCAACATGTCTGTTTTCTCTCATCCTGGTCTCTTCCtgttcacatgttttttttttatgtggcactccgaaaaaggaaaaaaagaatgttaatttttttttttaattattgtttaaaaCGGTCACATTTTTAGTGTACAAATATTGGTCATGTTGATATTGTTTTGCGACCACGGAAGGTTGTCAGAAAAATGTCTGTTTGAAATCATAATGCATTTAAAAGGTAATATATACCAGCAATAATAACATAGTTAAGAGAAATGGCTACACTATTCAATGAAtatgtatttctatttatttatttcaaaatgtatatcattctcatctttttttgttgtaagcTTTCTGTGAAATGGAAGTCTCCTCGCTTTAGGTTCTGTTCAATTTCAACATGTGTTGTTGTTCGCCGCCTAGATGATACGTAGATGATCCGCTGTACGTACTGCCGTTTTTTcaaatttataattaaaatgttttcatttaaaactgGCGCCTCAACTTTCAGGTACATTTACCGTGTTTAGCGTCGCCATTAGCTATTAGCTCAGCATGTTAGAACAAAACATTACATACTAGCTAAGTATACCGTGTTGTTAGCGtcgctattagctattagctcaGCATGTTAGAACAAAACATTACATACTAGCTAAGTATACCGTGTTATTAGCAtcactattagctattagctcagtatgttagaaaaaaacattacatactAGCTAAGTATAACGTGTTATTAGCATCACTATTAGCTTTTAGCTCAGCATGTTAGAACAAAACATTACATACTAGCTAAGTATACCGTGTTATTAGCATCACTATTAGCCATTAGCTCAGCATGTTAGAACAAAACATTACATACTAGCTAAGTATACCGTGTTATTAGCAtcactattagctattagctcaGCATGTTAGAACATAACATTACATACTAGCTAAGTATACCGTGTTATTAGCAtcactattagctattagctcaGCATGTTAGAACATAACATTACATACTAGCTAAGTATACCGTGTTATTAGCAtcactattagctattagcacAGGATGTTAGGACAAACCATTACATACTAGCTGTTAGCAAAGTATACCGTGTTATTAGCGtcactattagctattagctcaGCATGTTACAACAATACATACTAGCTAAGTATACCGTGTTATTAGCGtcactattagctattagcatgTTTGAAACAAAACATTACATACTTGCTAAGTATACCGTGTTATTAGCAtcactattagctattagcatgttagaacAAAACATTACATACTAAGTATACCGTGTTATTAGCAtcactattagctattagctcaGCATGTTAGAACAAAACATGACATACTAGCTAAGTACATAAGATAACATCCTAACCGAATGCATCATGACGATATGAAATTGAATTGCAATTTTTGCATCCAACACATTTATTTGAGCAAATGTATCAAATTATTAGTTTACATTTTACATCAAGAAAATAAATTCTTCACAGTATACACTCAAAAAGGTTAGGTTAACTTCACTTTATTTGGCAAACTGATTTTTATGGAATTTAGAGGAGCGAAGAAAAGCTtgccagttgttttttttttgtacgagTTGAAAAGATTTTGCTGAATAACTCGTGTAAAATATCTTATCGAATACGCTTTGTCCTGGTCGATGTAATTCAGAGTATGACTTGTTTGCGAAGGAAATCTGATGCCAATCGGCTGAAActcaaaaatacagcaaaagtaGAGCAGGTTCAACTTAAACGACACTCGGTCTGAAGCTTATGGTGACTCGCTAAAAAAGGAGTCTAGTCATGGCACTAAAAACAAGAAGAAGGATTAAAGATGTTCACGCAAAAGCTCCACTTGACAGTGCAACGCTCCCCTCTACAGGCCAAACATATTCACTGCAGCATTAggcctaacccccccccctcccccacccccaccatacTAGCATGAGTTTACATGGACGTACATTCAAAACCCTTGGAAGGTGAACAAGTaaagaaaaagtcattattttccAAATCAGATAAGACCACAGGAGTTAATTGAAGAAAGGAAGAGAAAAGTATCAAGTGTGTTTCAAACTGTTCCTTGTTTGACGCGTGTCtacttcttctccttcttcttgtcctggaaggaaggaaggaaggaagaaaggaaggaaggaaggatgacaCAGACAAAATGGACACTTTGCTAGTAACAGGCATTGGTAAACAATGCCGTGCAAAGAGAACAGACTTCCTGGCAAACTACCTTGTCGTTCATCGCCAGGATGACCATCAGTTTCCTGAAGATGGTGATGAAGTCCAGGAACAAGTCCACACAGTGCCTGTAGGAGACCACCAATGTAGAAATACATCATTAGCTTCCACACGCTAACAAGTTAGCCATCCTCACCAGACGTAGTCCTTGTCTCCGTTCTCGGCCTTCTCGATGATGAGCTGGGTGTCAAACAGGACAAATCCGCACATGACGAGCAGGCCCAGGTACATGTGAACCTACGTGGGAAGAAGATCCAAAAGATCACACGTAGCTAACCCGGCTTGGCTGTGAGATGAACAGCTGTAGGAAATAAGGCACCAACCTTGAAGAGCATCATAGATCCAAAGAACATGTTCATTAGCGACATTAGCATGAGGATGGACAGGCCGGACATCAGGGTGCctggcaacaacaacaagcgTGAGGACACATCGAGGGTTGGAATCTGGCCTACACATCTGGCTGCAACTGGGCTAGGGTCCCGAGAAGCTGCCTTGCCAAGTGGCAAACTTTCTTAGCCACTATCATTTATTTATagcaaacattttcaataaataaacattaaacgataataaacatttcaaacattttcaataaattgtAACCTAATTAGGGCCAAGTGGttactgtgcaggccacacagctacgagacccgagttcgattccactttcggccattcctgtgtggagttagcatgtgtgggtttttttccaggtactttttgacatttgtttatgatgagtgctattcggggctgcacggtggacgagtggttagcgcgcggactcgcagctaggagacccgagttcaatcccaccctctgccatctctgtgtggagtttgcattttctccggtttcctcccaaaaacatgctaggttaattagcgactccaagttgtccataggtatgaatgtgagtgtgaatggttgtttgtctatatgtgccctgtgattggctgcaccccgcctctcgcgcgaagacagctgggataggctccagcactaaaTGATAATGTCAGCATTATTAATCATTTATACCTGATTCCTTGACAAAAAAGTGGAATCTAGGAATGACAAATCATGGCACAGAAAAACTTGATATACCTTGAAAGTGGTAACCAACCAGCAAATACATATTGGTGGCTATCGTCacttttttccttgcctctgtcagAAACTTCTCCATCATTTATCCTCCCATTGTTCTGCACATCTCTATTACTGTGTACTTTTACTGGGGTGAACTGACATCCCGCTATTTGGAGAAGCGCTGCCGTATGGAAATGCGTGtgtccaaatacttttgtccatactGTGTAAGCATGCGGAtgtacattttgacattttcagaaAAGCATACATGTCAACAATAATGGCGTTCCTTTACCTCCGAGGAACAGGTAGCTCCTGCGTTTGGCATAGAGGGCGCTGAGAGTGAAGCAGATGAAAATAACCGAGGTTCCCATGAATGCAGTCACAATGATGCTGCAAAAGGGGAGACAAAAGATGAAAACATCGGTTTATATAAGACAAGACAGCAACATATGAATatgtggtatgaaaaagtcactTATAAGTCACTGGACTAGCAAGGAAAATTGCActtcttgtatttttaaatttcgCCCATCAtgcacaatcctgatgtgaaacatgagcacACGTCTTTCccctttgtgtgtgttctaaACAGAAAACCAGTTAGCATAagggagctaacaatgcaagtcATGGGAGACACAGATTTCGAATATCAatttctattatattttttttatatatatacacacatgctgtgaccatgcatGCTGTGAACAGGTACAATCATGATATGTAGTACTTGCAGTATTTTGATATTTTCACATAGCTTGTTGATAGGAACTAACACACCCATACTTCAATCAACTTAGCTCGGTTTATAGacaggtcagttatgtaaatagaatATTGTTAGTCATTTTTTAAGGACTTTATAGTGAAAACTCCCCCATTCTAGCAGTTTCTCTCtctttaaaatgcacagaaGAGAGAAAAGACATTTTAGACAAATTAATTGtggataatttattttaaaatgcagcTTCCCTTTAATGCCTGAAGACGTGTATCTGTTAGCACGCAGAAGTTAAACATTACATAAATGTTGGCATACCTCGGATTGACTGCAATGACAAAGTCCAGAGTGGGGCCAAGACCAAGACCTGGGAGGGAGCAATCAGAAGAAGTTTGAAGTTAAGTCATGTGAGAGGGTGAAATAGCCACCTCATGACATGAAGTGCCAGGGTACCAGTCAGGAAGGCGAATCCGGCGAGGATAGCCAGCCTTTTCTTCTCTGTTTCAGAGTTGTGTGGCGTCATGGCGAGCCAGATCATCATTCCCAGAGAGCCCAGAGCAGACAGCATTCCTCCCTGGCGACAACACAGATAATATGAGAGCAGGACTCAACGCTCATTACATCAATgtggtgcccccccccaaccataTGTCATATGTGTGAAATGCCATCgacaaatgaaattatttttcttttgttggtAATCACCAAAAACAATAACTTCTGCGTGAGCTTGTTTGGTAAACAGAGCAGCAGACCTTGGGGGatggcagagagcttatctggcttacagccacgcccatataaggaaggccgctcctctgtgacatcacaaaggggcaattttaccacgccttctgtaacagagcgttttgagccatctcaaacttcttttagcGCGCACTTCCAAatccgcaaacctcattatttgaaactttggcatcgtttaacacgagaatacaacattctaaatacattcaGACAAttagaaaaagcacaataggtcccctttaacacctCACATTAGCCTATGTATCATCACTTTCAGCCAAATGGTGATATGCCAACCACCAAATGTACtctgtgtatatattttcattacagAGGGGAGTAACACGTGGAGCCACTCCACAAAAGACTCAACAGGCGGTACGTCAGATGCAACATGTGCAGTGCACAACTAATCGTATTTTGGCTATTGTAAGAATACATGTACAGCATGTATCTCTCTATAGCAACGCTCTTTCTTTATATATGGGCCATTCTTAACAGTTATCGGCTAATATATCAgatttcagggtttttttttcagccaacAGCATCGGCACCAAAAATTCCTATCCTATCGGTCATATTTATACTAGGGCTGGAACGATTATTCGACTAATTTGAGTACCatgattacaaaaaatattcaatgtttttttttaatctgcttCGAGGAATTGCTTATATCACCAAAACGCGTGTGCATCACCAACGCAAAGGACGAAGAAGAAAGCATCAAGACATGGGGAGATTGAAGAAGCTAGAGAAAGCGACAAGGTAATgaaagaggaggaaaacaaaaagttaaagaGAAAATGTGGCTAAACACCCGTGACGTGTATCCGTTGGAATGCAGCACTTCCATACATACCACAATGGCAGCCCTTATCAATTGGTTCCTTATTTAgtgaaaatgtgttatttttttcttgtaaattcattaTCGCTCTTTAACCAAGAAATTTGAGTAGAATACTCAATTACTAAAGTAGTCGATATCTGCAGCCCTAATTTATACATATCCTCACCCAACCTAAGCATTGTGTAGAAGCTAAACTAGTGTGTTCCTATGTTTCTAATAtctgttgagtttttttttgtcgttgttgttttgtttggattacgtgataatattttcttgttagttatttgtttatttatcatattttgttggggttaattagtagtttatttcattggataacaccatgggcacctgcaatatctatttatgtaggcagtgctcacaggaccagcatgcaccggggtgggcctatggtttttgtaccaagagaggcaacaggagacgatgcctttgttccttttttgtttgtttgcttggtaataaaaggaaataagaagaaacggaacaagtttgtatggacaatgactcttttgcctgcgtaaaacacaacccatggtgcatcagtggccttttgattataTGTATGCTAAGTTAGATGATGCACAAGCAAAAGGTGGAAAGCCAGGCCAAAGGTGTATTTTATTACCTGGAAGAGGCGCGTGACCACATGTACATAGGAACCAGCTGCAgccacaaacatacacactgCCAAGCTGGAGTAGACATTCTTCAAGTGAACCTGGGTGGAATGAGATCTGCAAGACAAAAAGTTGAGATAACAAGGGTTTTTGAGTGACGAGCAGATTAGGAGCATGTTTGACATGCGTCACATAACTTACATTTGGGAGAACTTGAAGAGAGCGTCAAAATTGATGTTGCGATCGAACACGTTCATGATGGAACAGGAAGCTGAGAACTAAAAAAGAAGGAAATCGTTCATGGGGTCATTGAATGGTTACAGTGAGGCTTCGCTtgaaacaatgacaacaaatgtTATCTCCCACGTAATTCACTTTAGCAATAGTTTCAgcagaataatataatattataatatataatattctctGCTATTTTCAAACTTTGTGAAAACGCCACAATTATGTTGGTCCGAGCTTTCCGGGTGCCTTATCACTTGTGAAACACGAATGTTACTTTCGTTTATCGCCTTCATTCTGCGTGGGTTTAATCATTTAATCCAAAAAGTTGATAATGGAACAAATTGACCTGTCTTCTGTTGATGATATACACCCAGCACAGAAATGTGTGTTTGGCTTCATGTCGCTGTGTGTTGTACTAATGTGTGCTAAAGTAGCATACATAAAACACAGTTGGTTTTACAATTATAAGCGAACAAAAGACTGACATAAGTAACACACCACAAAGTATTTACATGCGTAACATAACATATGACACAACGCATACGTATTtacatgaggaaaaaataagcAGAGCAACAGCTTGTTTGTCGGCAGCTAAATGTTATTAATAGCTAACGATGCTAGCCGAGAAGCTCTATCGTAACAGTACCCTgctaagctaacgttagctagtTGATCTGTAGCCAGAAAACACTATCTCGACATTTAAGCACAAAACATTACAGCAAAACACAATATCCAATACTCCAATGTTTTCTGGAGTCATTTCACCTGTTTTGAGCTCTCCGGTGTGTTGGTTTGTGTAGCGCTGTCTTCCCTGTTTCAGGATGATTTGTGGAAGCTAAACAGGACGTGTCACACAAGTGGTCTGCTTATGTCACCATGGAAACGCCCAGAAAAGTGCAGACCTATTTCCGGCTAAAAGACGACACAATAAACGATAGCGTCACTTGAGAACCAAAAGGATGTCGACTTTGTTTCAGAGTCACTCGCAAGTTATAAATGCGAATGTGCGGTAATATCACACGTTAAAATGAAAAGCACTTCCCCCAGCTTGTCGCCGAGGATTCGCCTCCgtccacctaaaatggccgacgcAAACTACCACAGTCTTTAACAACGGCAAGTCTGTACGACACCCGAAGAGAACGTCCACCTCTTGTAAGCAAACAGTTTTTTAACCCACACTGCTTCAGAAGAAAACTAGGGCTTCACCGCTAAAATGTTGGAAGAATACGAATCATTTTCACGTATTTCTGACTTGATCCTTTTGTCATTAGTTTACACACAAACTACTATGCAGTTTACTTATCACTTCTTCAAACCCATACCCCCAGATCCTATAAATAGACGCTTACGAAATATTATGTTAGATttttataatacattatataacTAGGACTATTAAAAAATCAGGCCATTCAATCCATCGCAACTGTAGACCGAGAATTGACAGGCAACAAAGCAGCTGTTTCAAAGCCGTACAAGCCAACAATAGCAAAATAGTCCTGACATCAAAGCAATCTGATTGGATGCCAGCCATTTCTGGCATTTCCTGACTTGTTTTTCCTATGATGagctcacctttgaccttctTTCAGAGAATGTTGCAATATTTCTGAACCACTGAGCAGGCTGGTAAACTTGATAGATGTTAATTTTTACATGCAATGAATATCCACATTAGTatttatgtggtttttttttcaaatgagtGCCTTAGAACTACTAATGGCTGTGTAACAAATAGTGGGACGGGccaataattgagaaccacaaaacacaaaagtacaggaaaatagaaccaatttttattaaattggtAGCACCTtgctttttttatataattttggtCAAATATGGAAGTTAAAACACAGACAATTTGTGACAAATACTTTGGGTTATCACAACTGGTACATttcaattgtcttttttttaacttgttaaACAGTAATTGCATTAGGAATTATgtgtcacagaaaaaaaaaacccaggaaACATACCCCAAATAAAACTACATTttctaaaatgaaaacaaatgttgTATGACTGAAACCTGAAATAACGTCTACGTATTGATTGAACTGCTGATGAAAGTTGGACTTCTTATTGAGCTTTAGGCACAAGATATAACCTGAAAACACAAGGCCAGCCTTTTAAGTTAGCAAAATGTTGAGCAGTTATTGGACGATACAGGTTTTGGccaataaatatagaaaaaacactcacataaaaaaattgggatttttttttgtttcaagtGTTACAATGCAAGTACTACAGCTTTGTGGCTTCACACTTGCTCTCGACAGTGTTTCCTCATGCCCAGCATGACGCATAAAAGTGTTGAGGCCATCAAATCTCTTTCAGGCAGATCACCTTTATtggtctcatttttttttaaaaaaaaggcacaatttcTGATCTGAGCACTGTTTTGTAAAAGTCGGTCAGAAAAAGACAGGTATAAAGTTTGATTTAAACTGTGGCGTTCGTGGTCATCCTATGTGCCAACACATTCCAGTGTGTCTGCTGTGTACAGTCGTGTCGGGGACATTTTCGCCCCCGTTTTTCCAAACATACGTATGAAATCCAATCAAAGAATGTCATGTAGAAAACATGAATCTAGAACAGTACATATAAAAACTCAGCTTTGTTTTGATTATCTGATGTTGAAGTACTGGAATGGAATTATTGACAGAAGTGACTTGCATAaaagccatttaaaaaatagattttcCTATTAAAAATGATGTATAAAAtctggtgaaaatgtaaaaaaaaaaaaaagtaagtcgCTCTTTAAAGGCACACTCAATAACGTGACGTTCAAAGGTCAAGTAAGAGCATGCAGGCTTCTGCTTTGGCAAAAGAACCATTTCACTATTGACGCCAACGTGAGTGATTTGGATGTTGGCGCTTTGGTTGCTCCGTTTCAAAT
It encodes:
- the tegt gene encoding probable Bax inhibitor 1; translation: MNVFDRNINFDALFKFSQISHSTQVHLKNVYSSLAVCMFVAAAGSYVHVVTRLFQGGMLSALGSLGMMIWLAMTPHNSETEKKRLAILAGFAFLTGLGLGPTLDFVIAVNPSIIVTAFMGTSVIFICFTLSALYAKRRSYLFLGGTLMSGLSILMLMSLMNMFFGSMMLFKVHMYLGLLVMCGFVLFDTQLIIEKAENGDKDYVWHCVDLFLDFITIFRKLMVILAMNDKDKKKEKK